One Drosophila teissieri strain GT53w chromosome X, Prin_Dtei_1.1, whole genome shotgun sequence genomic window, AAACCGCTGCTAATTGCGTCGAAGAGTGTCTGTGTGCATTGCATTCAGAATGTGCTCCTAATCCCATCTTCCCATCTTTACTCTCAACGGCTCCTGGGCTCCTGCTCATCCTGCTCGTCGTTAGTTCTCAACTGTACATGATTTGTATGCGATTTAACTCTATTCTTAGCCTTTTAACTATCAAattgctggtggtgctgccgTTGCTGGTGCTACTGCcgatgttgccgctgctcctgttgctcctgctgctgctggtgctgtcgTGCTTGCTGCAACACGCTGCACTCTCCTCCGACCTTTTCCTACTTCTACGCTTTagactgccactgccactgccacctgcaaaataaaagcacaccacacacacacgcgcgacATGCAACGCGAACACAAAGTAAAAGGGTTGGGAGAAATGGGGAGTAATCacaaagagaaagagagaaatagaaaagaaagcaaaagtAAAACAAGTTACAATCTGGTATATATCCGGATTCGCATTAACAAATTGGTCAGCCTGTTTTGGTTTGCTTCCTGAATGTGAAAACCCAAGGGTATAGGTATATCAAGGATCATCTCTACTTGGACTAAGATCTAAGCCtacggtttcggtttcagtttctaTAAGGTGCATGgattcagcagcagcaaaggcaACGACGCCAGCAGCGCAGCAATCTCCATCAGTCTCCATCCGTTGCTATTCCTGCTACTCCTGCTTCTCTGCACCTGGTGCTCCACCATGTCCTTGTCCCGGACTCTCCCCCTGCGCGCTCCTCCCCTTCTTCTCTTGGCAATGGCAGCTGTGCTTAGTCAATTTGCTTGGAGATCAGTCGTTGGTTATTTCTGGCCGTGATGGTTGTTATTATGATGGTGAGATGTGACCGCGCCTGTTGAAGTGGAAGTGGGCACCACTCCCACTCCCGCTCCCACTCCTCCGCCGCTACTGGTCTTCTGCTGGCTAATCTGCGGCTGATTTTGCAGGCAGGCGAAACTGGTGGGGGCCAGGAGGGCACAGGTGCCGAATGTGTGCTTGGGCATGCTCAGGAAACCAGCGCTAGCTCCAGCACCAgatgatcctgatcctgatcctcctcctcctcctcctcctccacctgatgaaccactgctgctgctcacaATGGCCTGACCCTGTCCCGGACTTGGGGTTCCAGCAAACTTGCCCAGCTGGTAGTAGTGCATCGCATAGGAATCCTCGCCAGCCGCTCGCTGCTTGCTATTGGGAAAgtagctgttgctgttggtgttggtggttGATGTGCAGGCCGATTGAAAGGAGCTGCTGGTCGTCGATGAGGGCGATTGGGCAGCAAGGGGCGGGCCCACCGTGGAGGAGTCCACAGCCTCTGCAGAGGTGGAGGTAGCTCCGCCCACTCCGCCGGATGAGCTGGTACTGCTCGAGGATGTATTGACCGTCAAACTAGTGCTGCTGGCATAGGAGGCATTGAAGGACTCGTCGCCACCGCCCCCACTGCTGTTCAGGTCATCCAAGCCCGATCCGCTGCCCGAtccctctgctgctgctggtggaatGTCTATGGTGTGGGACTCGTTGCCGAAGATCAAGCGGAGGCGCTTCTTCTGCGGTGTGCCATATACACTGCTTGGCGCTGGCGATCTGCGTTGGCTGCTTCTGCTCCGGCTGCGCTGCTTTTTTCTCTGCTTCTTGGTgaccagctgcagctcctccttcgGCGGCggctcctcctcttcctcggcAGCTGGCTCCTCATCCTCTTcttcctcctgctcctcctcctcgtcgtcgtcatcgttcCCATGCTCTGAAATGCCCTCCATGCGCAGTATCTCGTATTCAATACCATTTGAGCTGCTGCCGGTTAGATTTAGCGCACCTCGAGCAGATCCATCCCCAGTTGCCCCTTCCCGATGGGAGCCCGCTGCACCTCGGCCAGCCCCTCCGTTGCTTAGACTCGTTCCGAGCTCAATTACTTCGTCTAGGATTGGTGAACGTTTCATGCGCAACGTCAGTTTCAGCCGGCGCTCTGGAGTCTTCAGTAGGGGTTCAACATTGCTGATGGTCGTGGAGGAGCACGAGGTGGCAGGTTCGCCGGTCTGGGCCCTCTTGCGCTGGCCTCCAGTGGATCCGGTGGGGAATCCGCCCAACGCTTCGCAGTGGATACTTTGCGCTGCCGCCAAAGCAGCTGCCCTTCTGCTGCGTTTCTGCTTGACCGGTGAGTAAGTAACTGATTCGTccttcagctgctccttgATTCCTTGGGTGGCTTGGGTATTATGGGTGGCAGGAGGATTGGGGTCGAAGCTGGCCAAAAGGTTCTTCTTGTAGGCGGGAGTCGGGCTGCAACTGCGGCGcgttgcctgctgctgctgattttcAGATGATGTGGATGAGGGTATGGACGAGGCCTCACTTGGTGCTGGCTTCCTCGATTTAACACTAAGTCTACCGCTAAGATTAGAATTATGATTAATTCTACTgctattattactattatgaTTATTACAATTTGTAATCGTTGttgctttgttgctgctgctgctgctatttgTTGTGGTTGCAATGTTATTGTTATGGGCAGTGGCTAATCTGGCTACCAATCCTACTCTTCCCGCACTATTTCGCGTCACacgcttctgctgctcctgctgcttctcctcCGGCTTCTCCGCTTGTGGTTCCTCCGCCAGGATGAACGTTTTCTGCGGCAGtggctgatgttgctgatcctgctgcttctgctctcTCTTTTGTTGCTCGCTGCTGGTGTCGCTGCTCTCGCCGTCCGTCAACTTTTCCTTCTGGCGTTCGCTACGTCTGAGTTGACGCTGCTGCCTCTGGTGCAGCGCGGCAATGGCCATCTGAGCGGGCTTGCAACGGGGCACAAGAACCACCGGCGCCTTGGTGGGCAGCGGAATGCTCGCCACGACCACTGGGGCGATCACCTCGTCCGCGGATGCGGTggaaatgctgctgctggtgctatTAACACGCATAGATTTGCGCAGACTGGTGGAACGACCACCATTAGCCTCGGAGCCCGCTCCGGCGGCTACGCTGCTCACTGTCGTTGCTCCAGCATTTCCTGCAGCTCCTGTTCCACCGACTCCTGGCTTCTGCATGGCCGCCATTTGCTGTACGGCCGCTGTAGCCTCGGCTCCGGTACTTGCGTGCTGGCCATGAttgtggtgatggtgatgatgatgatgatggtgatggaaatgatgctgatgatgatgctgctgctggtaggcTGCGTTGGCCATGATCATCTCGGCATCGTACTTAGTCATTCCCTTTTGGCGCAGCTCCTTCATGGTCAGCGGTGAAACCACAACATTGGGAAGTTTCTTTTCGAGCAAAGAGACGGCGGCTGTGGCCTCCTTGCCGGCAGTTGATTGTTGCGATGGTAGCGGCATTGCTGCTCcagtgcctcctcctccgcctgctccagctgctcctccagaaACCACCAATCCATTTGTGCTGCTACTCTCGCTGGGGCCAGTGGAATCATTTGTATTACTGTTGCTGTTCGAGGTGCTGTTCGTGGAGTTGGCTCGGCTCTTGATGCGATTAATCCGATTGTCTGTCTCCCTCAGACGATAGCCACCATTATTCCCAGGTCCACTGCTGGCCAAACCGAGTCCCATGCTCAGACCCAGCATCAGGCCATCATCCTTTCCGGCAAAGGCTCCCGTTCCACGGCGCTCGCACGTTTCACACTCACAGTAGCGATTCGAGTCCCCAAAGAAGTCCTCGCCATAGAAGCAGGTTATCTCCTCCCCCACCTCAATGTCGCGCAGGACCTTCACACACGCTGTGTCCCTGCCGGTTGCCAAAAACTTGCAGTTGGCGCGACAATCGTGGTTGATATAGGCAGCCGGTCCCAGCCACAATTGGGCACAGTTCTTGCGACAACTATACATCACTGAGAAGTCATTTTTGCCAGAGTGCAGCAGAGCggcctcctccgcctccgtcAGCTCGGCGATGCAGCCCACCAGGCATTCGATCTTGTCGTTCTTCGACCAACGCTTCGTCGAGCTAATCTTGGCGCCACGTTGCTCCTCCAGTGAGTATCTGTAGCAGGCCTCGATTGCAAAGCCGCTGTCCTTGTCAAAAACGCGCAGGTACCGGACGATCTGGAAGGCATTGAGGGAGATGGGGATCTCGATTAatatgaataattaatatgcaaCACAAAGGCGAGTATATGTGTATCGGTATTCAAAATACATGTAAACTACTACTGTCAAGGAAACGGATTTTTTGGACAGGAAACATCGACTTACATGATCGTGGAGCCGCTTGGTGGCAatcttgttcttgttcttgagATGACGAGGTATCCACGGCCCCTCGTAGATGCGCTGGATGGCTATGTCGTAGTTCTGCGTGTGGATGAAGTCATCCACGATGGCCTTCAGTTGCTGCGTGTCCACCTTCAGCGGCCGGAAGCGTATGTTCATCTTGTGGGTCTGGAAACCGAGATGCGGATCGAGGATCAGCGATGTGGCCAGGTCATCGTTCTCGGAGAGTTCACGCGGCGACATGCCAGTGGATTGCGACAGTCGGCTGACGGCGCTGCCGTTGCAGCCGTTGAGTCCACTGACCACCGATCcagatcccgatcccgatcctgCAGATCCTCCGCCACTGCCGTTCGAGGACTGATGGGACTGGTGATGGTGGCTAGGATGCTGGTTTGCCTGCTGGTAATGGGTGGCATGTGGCTGGTTGTGGGCCacctggtggtgctgctggctggTCTGGTGGTGCGCAGATGGGGGTGCGGATGGCGGAGGGCCATGGCTCTTGTGGGACATGGACGACAACAGAGCCGCAGCCGTCGATGTCGACGAGGAATTGGTGGCTAGTGAAGACGTTgcgctggtggtgctgctggccgAAGCGGTGGAGCCACCGTTtgagctgctggagctgctgctgtttgtaaATCTGCTGCCAGTTTCACCGCGCCGCGTGTGGTTCGAGCCGACGACCATTCTGCAGGACAGTCTGCAAGGATAACGAACCCAAAGGCATTACAAGTACATTCAATACGATTCAATACGATATGTGCGCTTTTTCATTCACTTTACTCCAAACGTTTCAGCTAATACGATCTAGATCCGTGCCGTGCTTTGAAAACCAATCAACCCGGCAATTATCAGCTGTTTTGGAATTTCAGTCACTGAGAACCGCACAAGCGGTTTAAGTACATCTGGCAACGCCGCTGTTCTCTGCGACATGGTAAAGAGCGAGATGGTCATATACTCTCCAGGACTAGACTAGGACAAAAGCAAACGTCCTGCAccatgcacacatacacacgcactcTCTCACTCACTTTTGGATGGCTGTTGGCTTGCAATAAACTTTAATCCGCGAAACATCTGTTCTGGCATGAGAGCATTTTGGCAATATATTCGCCTAACTCGCTCTGCTGAAAACGGCcctaatataatttttattcataCGGCTTCGCGTTCGAaacagacagagagagagagaaagggaGAGGGGGCATGTAACTGATGTCGT contains:
- the LOC122623077 gene encoding histone-lysine N-methyltransferase Suv4-20 isoform X1, with amino-acid sequence MVVGSNHTRRGETGSRFTNSSSSSSSNGGSTASASSTTSATSSLATNSSSTSTAAALLSSMSHKSHGPPPSAPPSAHHQTSQQHHQVAHNQPHATHYQQANQHPSHHHQSHQSSNGSGGGSAGSGSGSGSVVSGLNGCNGSAVSRLSQSTGMSPRELSENDDLATSLILDPHLGFQTHKMNIRFRPLKVDTQQLKAIVDDFIHTQNYDIAIQRIYEGPWIPRHLKNKNKIATKRLHDHIVRYLRVFDKDSGFAIEACYRYSLEEQRGAKISSTKRWSKNDKIECLVGCIAELTEAEEAALLHSGKNDFSVMYSCRKNCAQLWLGPAAYINHDCRANCKFLATGRDTACVKVLRDIEVGEEITCFYGEDFFGDSNRYCECETCERRGTGAFAGKDDGLMLGLSMGLGLASSGPGNNGGYRLRETDNRINRIKSRANSTNSTSNSNSNTNDSTGPSESSSTNGLVVSGGAAGAGGGGGTGAAMPLPSQQSTAGKEATAAVSLLEKKLPNVVVSPLTMKELRQKGMTKYDAEMIMANAAYQQQHHHQHHFHHHHHHHHHHHNHGQHASTGAEATAAVQQMAAMQKPGVGGTGAAGNAGATTVSSVAAGAGSEANGGRSTSLRKSMRVNSTSSSISTASADEVIAPVVVASIPLPTKAPVVLVPRCKPAQMAIAALHQRQQRQLRRSERQKEKLTDGESSDTSSEQQKREQKQQDQQHQPLPQKTFILAEEPQAEKPEEKQQEQQKRVTRNSAGRVGLVARLATAHNNNIATTTNSSSSSNKATTITNCNNHNSNNSSRINHNSNLSGRLSVKSRKPAPSEASSIPSSTSSENQQQQATRRSCSPTPAYKKNLLASFDPNPPATHNTQATQGIKEQLKDESVTYSPVKQKRSRRAAALAAAQSIHCEALGGFPTGSTGGQRKRAQTGEPATSCSSTTISNVEPLLKTPERRLKLTLRMKRSPILDEVIELGTSLSNGGAGRGAAGSHREGATGDGSARGALNLTGSSSNGIEYEILRMEGISEHGNDDDDEEEEQEEEEDEEPAAEEEEEPPPKEELQLVTKKQRKKQRSRSRSSQRRSPAPSSVYGTPQKKRLRLIFGNESHTIDIPPAAAEGSGSGSGLDDLNSSGGGGDESFNASYASSTSLTVNTSSSSTSSSGGVGGATSTSAEAVDSSTVGPPLAAQSPSSTTSSSFQSACTSTTNTNSNSYFPNSKQRAAGEDSYAMHYYQLGKFAGTPSPGQGQAIVSSSSGSSGGGGGGGGGSGSGSSGAGASAGFLSMPKHTFGTCALLAPTSFACLQNQPQISQQKTSSGGGVGAGVGVVPTSTSTGAVTSHHHNNNHHGQK
- the LOC122623077 gene encoding histone-lysine N-methyltransferase Suv4-20 isoform X2 codes for the protein MVVGSNHTRRGETGSRFTNSSSSSSSNGGSTASASSTTSATSSLATNSSSTSTAAALLSSMSHKSHGPPPSAPPSAHHQTSQQHHQVAHNQPHATHYQQANQHPSHHHQSHQSSNGSGGGSAGSGSGSGSVVSGLNGCNGSAVSRLSQSTGMSPRELSENDDLATSLILDPHLGFQTHKMNIRFRPLKVDTQQLKAIVDDFIHTQNYDIAIQRIYEGPWIPRHLKNKNKIATKRLHDHIVRYLRVFDKDSGFAIEACYRYSLEEQRGAKISSTKRWSKNDKIECLVGCIAELTEAEEAALLHSGKNDFSVMYSCRKNCAQLWLGPAAYINHDCRANCKFLATGRDTACVKVLRDIEVGEEITCFYGEDFFGDSNRYCECETCERRGTGAFAGKDDGLMLGLSMGLGLASSGPGNNGGYRLRETDNRINRIKSRANSTNSTSNSNSNTNDSTGPSESSSTNGLVVSGGAAGAGGGGGTGAAMPLPSQQSTAGKEATAAVSLLEKKLPNVVVSPLTMKELRQKGMTKYDAEMIMANAAYQQQHHHQHHFHHHHHHHHHHHNHGQHASTGAEATAAVQQMAAMQKPGVGGTGAAGNAGATTVSSVAAGAGSEANGGRSTSLRKSMRVNSTSSSISTASADEVIAPVVVASIPLPTKAPVVLVPRCKPAQMAIAALHQRQQRQLRRSERQKEKLTDGESSDTSSEQQKREQKQQDQQHQPLPQKTFILAEEPQAEKPEEKQQEQQKRVTRNSAGRVGLVARLATAHNNNIATTTNSSSSSNKATTITNSVDLVLNRGSQHQVRPRPYPHPHHLKISSSRQRAAVAARLPPTRRTFWPASTPILLPPIIPKPPKESRSS